DNA sequence from the Cohnella herbarum genome:
GGTCAGGAAGCTTCCTCCGCGCGGCGGAGCAATTAAACTATTCTCAATCGTCGGTAACGATGCAAATTCAGAAACTAGAGTCGACTTTGGGTCTGCCGCTCTTCGATAGGAGCAGAAGAACGGTTCGTTTAACCGATGCCGGAAATTTATTTTATGAGAAGAGCTTGAAAATATTGCAGGATATCGAAGCGCTACAGACGAGTCTGATTGCAGTCCATTCGGGCGAATCAGGCTCAGTTAGAATTGGCGTCGTAGAGCCTACCGCGAGCTTTCGTCTACCTATGATCGTCAAATCATTTCTTGCGAATTACCCGAATATTCGTATTTCCATTGAAATTGCCCCCACTACGGTGTTATGCGAGCGCATTCGGAAAGGCGACTTGGACTTTGCGATCGGTACACCGCCGCTGCCTGGTACGGACATTCATTTCGAGCCGATCTTCGAGGAACCGTTCGTTGCGCTAATGGCTACAGAACATCCACTAGCAGCCTTGGAAGTAATAACGATAGCCGATCTTCAGAAGCATAGATTGTTAATTACCGGCGAAAACTGCCCCTACAGGATGAAGCTTGGAACAATCCTGCACGATACCGGGACAGATTCGCTGGATACGATGGAAATCGGGAGCATAAGCGCCCTCAAATATTATGCGCAGATAGGGCTTGGCGTCGCGCTTGTTCCGTTGATAGCCCTATGTCCAATGCCGGAAGGGACGGTTTATCGTCAAGTAAACCACAAGGATATCGATTTAACGTGCGGCATGTTATGCTATTCGCCCGATTTAAAGCCAAATTCGGCATGCCGGATATTCTACGATTTCGTATTGGAATCATTGAAGTCTCGAATCAAATACATTGAACCTCTTCCCGAAATGTCGATGCTATAATGACAAAAAAAGGAGGATATAACATGTTGCTTAACAATAAGAATGCTATCATTTACGGCGGCGGGGGAGCCGTTGGAGGAGCGATTGCCCGAGCGTTCGCCGCCGAAGGAGCAAACGTATTTCTGGCAGGGCGCACATTGGCCAAGCTCCAGATAGTCGCGGAGGAAATCAAAGCGGCCGGTGGCCGTGCGGAAATCAATAGGGTGGATGCCCTCGACGAGGACGCGACGCTGGCTCATGTGGATGATATCGTTAGAAGAATGGGCACCGTCGACATCGTTCTGAATGCAATCGGGATTGTCCATGTGCAGGACAAAGGATTCTTGGACATGACCTTGGAACAATTCGAACTTCCGGTATCCGTCTATACCAAGTCTACTTTCATCACCTCTAAGGCAGCAGCCAGGCATATGAAACGGCAACAATCGGGAGTGATTCTAACCTTGACGACTCCCGCCTCGCGCATGCCTGGACCGGGATTTATAGGTCACAGCGTTGCTTGTGCCGGAGTGGAAGCGATCGCCCGTAATTTGGCCGGAGAATTGGCTCAAGATAATATCCGCGTGGTCACCCTTCGTTCTCATGCCATTCCGGAGTCGACGAATTCGGCCTCCAGCAGCAGGGAAATATTCCAAACGAATGCGAAGAGTTCGGGTATCACCCTTGACGAGATGCTCGCCGGCGCTGCAGGTGGGACGTTGTTGAAGCGACTTCCAACCCTTGAGCAAGTCGCGGAGACTGCCGTTTTCATGTCTTCGGACAAGGCGGGAGCAATTACGGGGAATGTAATAAACATTTCATGCGGCTTCCTGGTCGACTAAGAAAATAATGCTCCGATAACTGGAGTAGAGAGAAGGCACAATCTCCCTGTAACTCGGGGGAATTGTGTTTTTTTCATAAAAATGACTTTTTCAGCGGCGATGATTAAGCTGATTTATTAGGATTTTTATACAAATCTATATTTAATTGAGAAAAATCTATACTTTTCCGTGTATATCATATCGAATGCAACTTTTATAATATTGAATGAAAGCGCTATTTATTCAGTAAAGAGGAATTAGAGGGGGTGCGTAACTAGCGGATAGGAGCGTGTTCATAAACGAGGCATAATGTTTCGGAGAATTCCAACTGATTAAGGGAGGCGAATTTATGTTATCGGTAAAGTCAAAGTCAATAAATGTGCTTGTCGTGTTCGCTATGGTCTTATCCTTGTTCTTGTTCGGATCATCGCAGAAAGCAAGCGCGGGGCTCGCAACCGGCCCTAAGTTTCTGGGAAACGTCATTAGCAGCAGCGTTCCTTCCAACTTCGGAACCTACTGGAACCAAGTGACTCCCGAGAACTCTACCAAATGGGGTTCCGTCGAAGGAACTCGCAACACGATGAGCTGGACTCAAGCGGACATCTCTTACAATTACGCGAAGAGTAACGGATTCCCGTTTAAATTCCATACCTTGGTATGGGGAAGCCAAGAGCCGGGTTGGATCGGAGGTCTATCGGCGGCCGACCAAAAAGCGGAAGTCATCCAGTGGATTCAAGCGTCCGCTCAAAAGTACGGAGACTCGGAATTCGTAGATGTCGTTAACGAACCGCTGCACGCCAAGCCTTCCTTCCGGAACGCGATCGGCGGCGACGGGACTACGGGGTGGGATTGGGTCATTTGGTCGTTCGAGCAAGCCAGACTCGCTTTTCCGAATTCCAAATTACTGATTAACGAATACGGGATCATTAGCGATCCTAATGCCGCAAGCCAATATGTCGCGATCATTAATTTATTGAAGAGTAGAGGTTTGGTCGACGGCATTGGTATTCAGTGCCACCATTTTAACATGGATACGGTGTCGGTAAGCACGATGAACAGCGTCCTTAACACGCTTTCCGCGACAGGGCTTCCGATCTACGTGTCGGAGCTTGATATTACAGGCGATGATGCAACGCAATTGGCGAGATACTCCGAGAAATTCCCGGTTCTATGGGAGAATCCGAACGTGAAAGGCATCACGCTGTGGGGTTATATCCAAGGCCAAACGTGGAGAGAAAATACACATTTGGTGACTAGCTCCGGTGCTGAACGTCCTGCGATGACATGGCTGAAGCAGTATCTCGGCGGAACTGGAACTCCTGTTCCGGCTGCGCCTGCGGGACTTATGGCTACGGCAGGCAACGCGCAAGTCGCGCTCAGTTGGGCGGCATCGAGCGGAGCGACGAGCTACACGGTGAAGCGCTCGACGACAAGCGGAGGACCTTTCACGAACGTGGCAACGGGCGTCACTACGACGAGCTATACGAATACAGGCTTAACGAATGGCACGACTTACTATTATGTGGTCAGCGCGACGAATAGCGCGGGAACGAGCGGCAATTCGGCGCAAGTCAGCGCGACGCCGAGTGGCGGAGGAGGCGGGACGAGTACGCTCGTCGGGCAATACAAGGTGAATAACGTCAACCCGAACGACAACATGATTAACGCGACGCTTAACATTAAGAATACGGGCACAAGCGCCGTCAGTCTGAGCGGAGTCAAGCTTCGCTACTATTTCACTAAAGATACCACGACCGCTTCATTAAACTATTATGTGGACTATGCGCAAGTTGGAGCTTCTAACATAAGCGGAGCTTTCGCTAGCGCGACGGGAACGAACACGGATACGTACCTTGAGCTGTCGTTCAGCTCCGGCGCCGGCTCGATCGCGGCTGGCGGACAGAGCGGAGATATCCAGATCCGCATCTCCAAGTCCGATTGGTCGAATTTTAACGAATCGAACGATTATTCTTTCGACGGCACGAAGACGGCTTTCGCCGACTGGAATAAAATCACGCTGCTGCAAAGCGGCACGATCGTATGGGGGACAGCTCCTTAATTCATTCCATAGTAAGAGATTGAGGCTGCCTTCGGGCAGTCTTTATCATTGATGGATAAGATTGCGTTCTCTTATTGAGAAAGATAAAGTCTATCTTGTAAGTTATGAATATAAGACACTGAAGAGTAAAGTGAAAATGAACAGTATAAAAATTCCGGATAACGGCTCTGCTATAGAATAGTAGATTAGCTGACCGTATGGCGTTTGAAGAAGACAGAGCTTATGTTACAAGAAGCACCTCCGAGGAAACCATTGGATGATTTCAATGATTTCTCGTGGTGCTTTTTCTAAATGATTCAGTTCGCGCGCAAAGTTGACAAAGCCTAACCAACTTCATTATAATTTTATTGAACAACTGTTGATTAACTAAAATTTGCGAGGAGGATTCATCATGCGTTTGGATGGTAAAGTAGCGGTCGTTACCGGAGCTGCATCGGGCATGGGCAAAGCAATCGCGGAGCTCTATGCGAAAGAGGGAGCTAAAGTCGTCGTCTCGGATTTGAATATCGATGGCGCGGAAACAGTTGCAGCCGGGATTAGAACGAACGGAGGCACGGCAATCGCGGTAAAAACCAACGTTGCCGACCTGAACGATATTAACGCAATGATCGACTTGGCGGTTACGGAATACGG
Encoded proteins:
- a CDS encoding SDR family NAD(P)-dependent oxidoreductase, with protein sequence MLLNNKNAIIYGGGGAVGGAIARAFAAEGANVFLAGRTLAKLQIVAEEIKAAGGRAEINRVDALDEDATLAHVDDIVRRMGTVDIVLNAIGIVHVQDKGFLDMTLEQFELPVSVYTKSTFITSKAAARHMKRQQSGVILTLTTPASRMPGPGFIGHSVACAGVEAIARNLAGELAQDNIRVVTLRSHAIPESTNSASSSREIFQTNAKSSGITLDEMLAGAAGGTLLKRLPTLEQVAETAVFMSSDKAGAITGNVINISCGFLVD
- a CDS encoding endo-1,4-beta-xylanase, producing MLSVKSKSINVLVVFAMVLSLFLFGSSQKASAGLATGPKFLGNVISSSVPSNFGTYWNQVTPENSTKWGSVEGTRNTMSWTQADISYNYAKSNGFPFKFHTLVWGSQEPGWIGGLSAADQKAEVIQWIQASAQKYGDSEFVDVVNEPLHAKPSFRNAIGGDGTTGWDWVIWSFEQARLAFPNSKLLINEYGIISDPNAASQYVAIINLLKSRGLVDGIGIQCHHFNMDTVSVSTMNSVLNTLSATGLPIYVSELDITGDDATQLARYSEKFPVLWENPNVKGITLWGYIQGQTWRENTHLVTSSGAERPAMTWLKQYLGGTGTPVPAAPAGLMATAGNAQVALSWAASSGATSYTVKRSTTSGGPFTNVATGVTTTSYTNTGLTNGTTYYYVVSATNSAGTSGNSAQVSATPSGGGGGTSTLVGQYKVNNVNPNDNMINATLNIKNTGTSAVSLSGVKLRYYFTKDTTTASLNYYVDYAQVGASNISGAFASATGTNTDTYLELSFSSGAGSIAAGGQSGDIQIRISKSDWSNFNESNDYSFDGTKTAFADWNKITLLQSGTIVWGTAP
- a CDS encoding LysR family transcriptional regulator — protein: MDIRAINTFHHVVRSGSFLRAAEQLNYSQSSVTMQIQKLESTLGLPLFDRSRRTVRLTDAGNLFYEKSLKILQDIEALQTSLIAVHSGESGSVRIGVVEPTASFRLPMIVKSFLANYPNIRISIEIAPTTVLCERIRKGDLDFAIGTPPLPGTDIHFEPIFEEPFVALMATEHPLAALEVITIADLQKHRLLITGENCPYRMKLGTILHDTGTDSLDTMEIGSISALKYYAQIGLGVALVPLIALCPMPEGTVYRQVNHKDIDLTCGMLCYSPDLKPNSACRIFYDFVLESLKSRIKYIEPLPEMSML